From a region of the Tursiops truncatus isolate mTurTru1 chromosome 2, mTurTru1.mat.Y, whole genome shotgun sequence genome:
- the PIF1 gene encoding ATP-dependent DNA helicase PIF1 isoform X1, translated as MTRLSVLTSIPPVMTPALRSFCRPAELVAMLSGTQAVAAECADAELRCRVAVEELSPGGQPRRRQALRTAELRLGRNERRELMLSLQAPGPAGRPRCFPLRAARLFTRFAASGRSTLRLPADGAPRTGAVQLLLSDCPPDRLRRFLRTLRLKLAAAPGPGPASARTQLLGPRPRDFVTISPVQPEELRRAAATWVTDSTPVKQPTEPRSGAKPSTEVPRWPLPVKKLSLPPTKPELSREQAAVLRVVLKGQSIFFTGSAGSGGQSGCGENSGVLGWRRSGPDFAFCPGTGKSYLLKRILGSLPPTGTVATASTGVAACHIGGTTLHAFAGIGSGQAPLAQCVALAQRPGVRQGWLNCQRLVIDEISMVEADLFDKLEAVARAVRQQNKPFGGIQLIICGDFLQLPPVTKGSQPPQFCFQAKSWRRCVPVTLELTEVWRQTDKTFISLLQAVRLGRCSDEVTRQLRATAAHRVGRDGIVATRLCTHQDDVALTNERQLQKLPGEVHSFEAMDSDPEQARTLDAQCPVSQLLQLKLGAQVMLVKNLAVSRGLVNGARGVVVGFEAEGRGLPQVRFLCGVTEVIRADRWMVQATGGRLLSRQQLPLQLAWAISIHKSQGMSLDCVEISLGRVFASGQAYVALSRARSLQGLCVLDFDPMVIRCDPRVLNFYATLRQDRGLSLESPDDDEAASDQENVDPNL; from the exons ATGACCCGTCTCTCCGTCCTGACCTCTATACCACCTGTGATGACCCCTGCGCTCCGGTCTTTTTGCAGACCTGCAGAGTTGGTGGCGATGCTGTCGGGCACCCAGGCAGTGGCAGCGGAATGCGCGGACGCGGAGCTGCGGTGCCGTGTTGCTGTGGAGGAGTTGAGCCCGGGCGGGCAGCCGCGAAGGCGCCAGGCCCTGCGCACCGCGGAGCTGAGACTGGGTCGTAACGAGCGCCGCGAGTTGATGCTGAGTCTGCAGGCGCCCGGGCCCGCGGGGCGGCCGCGGTGCTTTCCCCTGCGCGCCGCGCGCCTCTTCACGCGCTTCGCCGCGTCCGGGCGCAGCACTCTGCGGCTTCCCGCCGACGGCGCTCCCCGGACCGGCGCGGTGCAGCTGCTGCTCTCCGACTGCCCCCCTGACCGCCTGCGCCGCTTCCTGCGCACTCTGCGCCTCAAGCTGGCCGCGGCCCCAGGTCCCGGGCCGGCCTCCGCCCGCACGCAGCTGCTTGGCCCGCGTCCCCGCGACTTCGTCACCATCAGCCCGGTGCAGCCCGAGGAGCTGCGGCGCGCGGCGGCCACCTGGGTCACGGACTCCACGCCGGTGAAGCAGCCCACGGAGCCCCGGTCCGGGGCCAAGCCCAGCACC GAAGTCCCAAGGTGGCCCCTGCCTGTGAAGAAGCTGAGCTTGCCCCCCACCAAACCAGAGCTTTCCAGGGAACAGGCTGCTGTGCTGAGGGTTGTCCTGAAAGGCCAGAGCATTTTCTTCACTGGGAGTGCAGGTAGTGGGGGGCAGAGTGGGTGTGGGGAGAACAGTGGTGTGCTAGGATGGAGGAGAAGTGGCCCTGACTTTGCCTTCTGCCCAGGGACGGGGAAGTCTTACCTGCTGAAGCGTATCCTGGGCTCACTGCCTCCCACAGGCACTGTGGCCACTGCCAGCACTGGGGTGGCAGCCTGCCACATCGGGGGTACTACCCTCCATGCCTTTGCAG GCATTGGCTCGGGTCAGGCTCCCCTGGCCCAGTGTGTGGCCCTGGCCCAGCGGCCAGGTGTGCGGCAGGGCTGGCTGAACTGCCAGCGGCTAGTCATTGATGAGATCTCCATGGTGGAAGCGGACCTATTTGATAAGCTGGAGGCCGTGGCCAG AGCTGTCCGGCAGCAGAACAAGCCATTTGGAGGGATCCAGCTCATCATCTGTGGGGACTTCCTGCAGCTGCCGCCTGTAACCAAGGGATCCCAGCCCCCGCAGTTCTGCTTCCAG GCCAAGAGCTGGAGGAGATGTGTCCCAGTGACCCTGGAGCTGACTGAGGTGTGGAGGCAGACAGACAAGACCTTCATCTCTCTGCTGCAAGCTGTGCGGCTGGGCAG GTGCTCAGATGAGGTCACCCGCCAGCTCCGGGCCACAGCTGCCCACAGGGTGGGGCGAGATGGGATTGTGGCCACGAGGCTCTGCACCCACCAGGATGATGTGGCCCTTACCAACGAGAGGCAGCTGCAGAAACTACCAG GTGAGGTACACAGCTTTGAGGCCATGGACAGTGACCCTGAGCAAGCCCGGACCCTGGATGCCCAATGTCCCGTTAGCCAGCTCCTTCAGCTAAAGCTGGGGGCTCAG GTGATGCTGGTGAAGAACTTGGCAGTGTCTCGGGGCCTGGTAAATGGTGCCCGAGGGGTAGTAGTTGGGTTTGAAGCCGAGGGGAGAG GGCTGCCCCAGGTGCGGTTCCTGTGTGGAGTCACCGAGGTCATCCGTGCAGACCGCTGGATGGTGCAGGCCACTGGGGGCCGGCTTCTCAGCCGGCAGCAGCTGCCCCTCCAGCTGGCCTGGGCCATATCCATCCACAAGAGCCAG GGCATGTCCCTGGATTGCGTGGAGATCTCTCTGGGCCGTGTGTTTGCCAGCGGCCAGGCCTATGTGGCCCTTTCCCGGGCCCGCAGCCTGCAGGGCCTATGTGTGTTGGACTTTGACCCCATGGTGATTCGCTGTGACCCCCGTGTGCTGAACTTCTATGCTACCCTGCGGCAGGACAGGGGCCTCAGCCTG GAGTCCCCAGATGATGATGAGGCAGCCTCAGACCAGGAGAACGTGGACCCGAACCTTTGA
- the PIF1 gene encoding ATP-dependent DNA helicase PIF1 isoform X3: protein MLSGTQAVAAECADAELRCRVAVEELSPGGQPRRRQALRTAELRLGRNERRELMLSLQAPGPAGRPRCFPLRAARLFTRFAASGRSTLRLPADGAPRTGAVQLLLSDCPPDRLRRFLRTLRLKLAAAPGPGPASARTQLLGPRPRDFVTISPVQPEELRRAAATWVTDSTPVKQPTEPRSGAKPSTEVPRWPLPVKKLSLPPTKPELSREQAAVLRVVLKGQSIFFTGSAGSGGQSGCGENSGVLGWRRSGPDFAFCPGTGKSYLLKRILGSLPPTGTVATASTGVAACHIGGTTLHAFAGIGSGQAPLAQCVALAQRPGVRQGWLNCQRLVIDEISMVEADLFDKLEAVARAVRQQNKPFGGIQLIICGDFLQLPPVTKGSQPPQFCFQAKSWRRCVPVTLELTEVWRQTDKTFISLLQAVRLGRCSDEVTRQLRATAAHRVGRDGIVATRLCTHQDDVALTNERQLQKLPGEVHSFEAMDSDPEQARTLDAQCPVSQLLQLKLGAQVMLVKNLAVSRGLVNGARGVVVGFEAEGRGLPQVRFLCGVTEVIRADRWMVQATGGRLLSRQQLPLQLAWAISIHKSQGMSLDCVEISLGRVFASGQAYVALSRARSLQGLCVLDFDPMVIRCDPRVLNFYATLRQDRGLSLESPDDDEAASDQENVDPNL, encoded by the exons ATGCTGTCGGGCACCCAGGCAGTGGCAGCGGAATGCGCGGACGCGGAGCTGCGGTGCCGTGTTGCTGTGGAGGAGTTGAGCCCGGGCGGGCAGCCGCGAAGGCGCCAGGCCCTGCGCACCGCGGAGCTGAGACTGGGTCGTAACGAGCGCCGCGAGTTGATGCTGAGTCTGCAGGCGCCCGGGCCCGCGGGGCGGCCGCGGTGCTTTCCCCTGCGCGCCGCGCGCCTCTTCACGCGCTTCGCCGCGTCCGGGCGCAGCACTCTGCGGCTTCCCGCCGACGGCGCTCCCCGGACCGGCGCGGTGCAGCTGCTGCTCTCCGACTGCCCCCCTGACCGCCTGCGCCGCTTCCTGCGCACTCTGCGCCTCAAGCTGGCCGCGGCCCCAGGTCCCGGGCCGGCCTCCGCCCGCACGCAGCTGCTTGGCCCGCGTCCCCGCGACTTCGTCACCATCAGCCCGGTGCAGCCCGAGGAGCTGCGGCGCGCGGCGGCCACCTGGGTCACGGACTCCACGCCGGTGAAGCAGCCCACGGAGCCCCGGTCCGGGGCCAAGCCCAGCACC GAAGTCCCAAGGTGGCCCCTGCCTGTGAAGAAGCTGAGCTTGCCCCCCACCAAACCAGAGCTTTCCAGGGAACAGGCTGCTGTGCTGAGGGTTGTCCTGAAAGGCCAGAGCATTTTCTTCACTGGGAGTGCAGGTAGTGGGGGGCAGAGTGGGTGTGGGGAGAACAGTGGTGTGCTAGGATGGAGGAGAAGTGGCCCTGACTTTGCCTTCTGCCCAGGGACGGGGAAGTCTTACCTGCTGAAGCGTATCCTGGGCTCACTGCCTCCCACAGGCACTGTGGCCACTGCCAGCACTGGGGTGGCAGCCTGCCACATCGGGGGTACTACCCTCCATGCCTTTGCAG GCATTGGCTCGGGTCAGGCTCCCCTGGCCCAGTGTGTGGCCCTGGCCCAGCGGCCAGGTGTGCGGCAGGGCTGGCTGAACTGCCAGCGGCTAGTCATTGATGAGATCTCCATGGTGGAAGCGGACCTATTTGATAAGCTGGAGGCCGTGGCCAG AGCTGTCCGGCAGCAGAACAAGCCATTTGGAGGGATCCAGCTCATCATCTGTGGGGACTTCCTGCAGCTGCCGCCTGTAACCAAGGGATCCCAGCCCCCGCAGTTCTGCTTCCAG GCCAAGAGCTGGAGGAGATGTGTCCCAGTGACCCTGGAGCTGACTGAGGTGTGGAGGCAGACAGACAAGACCTTCATCTCTCTGCTGCAAGCTGTGCGGCTGGGCAG GTGCTCAGATGAGGTCACCCGCCAGCTCCGGGCCACAGCTGCCCACAGGGTGGGGCGAGATGGGATTGTGGCCACGAGGCTCTGCACCCACCAGGATGATGTGGCCCTTACCAACGAGAGGCAGCTGCAGAAACTACCAG GTGAGGTACACAGCTTTGAGGCCATGGACAGTGACCCTGAGCAAGCCCGGACCCTGGATGCCCAATGTCCCGTTAGCCAGCTCCTTCAGCTAAAGCTGGGGGCTCAG GTGATGCTGGTGAAGAACTTGGCAGTGTCTCGGGGCCTGGTAAATGGTGCCCGAGGGGTAGTAGTTGGGTTTGAAGCCGAGGGGAGAG GGCTGCCCCAGGTGCGGTTCCTGTGTGGAGTCACCGAGGTCATCCGTGCAGACCGCTGGATGGTGCAGGCCACTGGGGGCCGGCTTCTCAGCCGGCAGCAGCTGCCCCTCCAGCTGGCCTGGGCCATATCCATCCACAAGAGCCAG GGCATGTCCCTGGATTGCGTGGAGATCTCTCTGGGCCGTGTGTTTGCCAGCGGCCAGGCCTATGTGGCCCTTTCCCGGGCCCGCAGCCTGCAGGGCCTATGTGTGTTGGACTTTGACCCCATGGTGATTCGCTGTGACCCCCGTGTGCTGAACTTCTATGCTACCCTGCGGCAGGACAGGGGCCTCAGCCTG GAGTCCCCAGATGATGATGAGGCAGCCTCAGACCAGGAGAACGTGGACCCGAACCTTTGA
- the PIF1 gene encoding ATP-dependent DNA helicase PIF1 isoform X2, giving the protein MTRLSVLTSIPPVMTPALRSFCRPAELVAMLSGTQAVAAECADAELRCRVAVEELSPGGQPRRRQALRTAELRLGRNERRELMLSLQAPGPAGRPRCFPLRAARLFTRFAASGRSTLRLPADGAPRTGAVQLLLSDCPPDRLRRFLRTLRLKLAAAPGPGPASARTQLLGPRPRDFVTISPVQPEELRRAAATWVTDSTPVKQPTEPRSGAKPSTEVPRWPLPVKKLSLPPTKPELSREQAAVLRVVLKGQSIFFTGSAGTGKSYLLKRILGSLPPTGTVATASTGVAACHIGGTTLHAFAGIGSGQAPLAQCVALAQRPGVRQGWLNCQRLVIDEISMVEADLFDKLEAVARAVRQQNKPFGGIQLIICGDFLQLPPVTKGSQPPQFCFQAKSWRRCVPVTLELTEVWRQTDKTFISLLQAVRLGRCSDEVTRQLRATAAHRVGRDGIVATRLCTHQDDVALTNERQLQKLPGEVHSFEAMDSDPEQARTLDAQCPVSQLLQLKLGAQVMLVKNLAVSRGLVNGARGVVVGFEAEGRGLPQVRFLCGVTEVIRADRWMVQATGGRLLSRQQLPLQLAWAISIHKSQGMSLDCVEISLGRVFASGQAYVALSRARSLQGLCVLDFDPMVIRCDPRVLNFYATLRQDRGLSLESPDDDEAASDQENVDPNL; this is encoded by the exons ATGACCCGTCTCTCCGTCCTGACCTCTATACCACCTGTGATGACCCCTGCGCTCCGGTCTTTTTGCAGACCTGCAGAGTTGGTGGCGATGCTGTCGGGCACCCAGGCAGTGGCAGCGGAATGCGCGGACGCGGAGCTGCGGTGCCGTGTTGCTGTGGAGGAGTTGAGCCCGGGCGGGCAGCCGCGAAGGCGCCAGGCCCTGCGCACCGCGGAGCTGAGACTGGGTCGTAACGAGCGCCGCGAGTTGATGCTGAGTCTGCAGGCGCCCGGGCCCGCGGGGCGGCCGCGGTGCTTTCCCCTGCGCGCCGCGCGCCTCTTCACGCGCTTCGCCGCGTCCGGGCGCAGCACTCTGCGGCTTCCCGCCGACGGCGCTCCCCGGACCGGCGCGGTGCAGCTGCTGCTCTCCGACTGCCCCCCTGACCGCCTGCGCCGCTTCCTGCGCACTCTGCGCCTCAAGCTGGCCGCGGCCCCAGGTCCCGGGCCGGCCTCCGCCCGCACGCAGCTGCTTGGCCCGCGTCCCCGCGACTTCGTCACCATCAGCCCGGTGCAGCCCGAGGAGCTGCGGCGCGCGGCGGCCACCTGGGTCACGGACTCCACGCCGGTGAAGCAGCCCACGGAGCCCCGGTCCGGGGCCAAGCCCAGCACC GAAGTCCCAAGGTGGCCCCTGCCTGTGAAGAAGCTGAGCTTGCCCCCCACCAAACCAGAGCTTTCCAGGGAACAGGCTGCTGTGCTGAGGGTTGTCCTGAAAGGCCAGAGCATTTTCTTCACTGGGAGTGCAG GGACGGGGAAGTCTTACCTGCTGAAGCGTATCCTGGGCTCACTGCCTCCCACAGGCACTGTGGCCACTGCCAGCACTGGGGTGGCAGCCTGCCACATCGGGGGTACTACCCTCCATGCCTTTGCAG GCATTGGCTCGGGTCAGGCTCCCCTGGCCCAGTGTGTGGCCCTGGCCCAGCGGCCAGGTGTGCGGCAGGGCTGGCTGAACTGCCAGCGGCTAGTCATTGATGAGATCTCCATGGTGGAAGCGGACCTATTTGATAAGCTGGAGGCCGTGGCCAG AGCTGTCCGGCAGCAGAACAAGCCATTTGGAGGGATCCAGCTCATCATCTGTGGGGACTTCCTGCAGCTGCCGCCTGTAACCAAGGGATCCCAGCCCCCGCAGTTCTGCTTCCAG GCCAAGAGCTGGAGGAGATGTGTCCCAGTGACCCTGGAGCTGACTGAGGTGTGGAGGCAGACAGACAAGACCTTCATCTCTCTGCTGCAAGCTGTGCGGCTGGGCAG GTGCTCAGATGAGGTCACCCGCCAGCTCCGGGCCACAGCTGCCCACAGGGTGGGGCGAGATGGGATTGTGGCCACGAGGCTCTGCACCCACCAGGATGATGTGGCCCTTACCAACGAGAGGCAGCTGCAGAAACTACCAG GTGAGGTACACAGCTTTGAGGCCATGGACAGTGACCCTGAGCAAGCCCGGACCCTGGATGCCCAATGTCCCGTTAGCCAGCTCCTTCAGCTAAAGCTGGGGGCTCAG GTGATGCTGGTGAAGAACTTGGCAGTGTCTCGGGGCCTGGTAAATGGTGCCCGAGGGGTAGTAGTTGGGTTTGAAGCCGAGGGGAGAG GGCTGCCCCAGGTGCGGTTCCTGTGTGGAGTCACCGAGGTCATCCGTGCAGACCGCTGGATGGTGCAGGCCACTGGGGGCCGGCTTCTCAGCCGGCAGCAGCTGCCCCTCCAGCTGGCCTGGGCCATATCCATCCACAAGAGCCAG GGCATGTCCCTGGATTGCGTGGAGATCTCTCTGGGCCGTGTGTTTGCCAGCGGCCAGGCCTATGTGGCCCTTTCCCGGGCCCGCAGCCTGCAGGGCCTATGTGTGTTGGACTTTGACCCCATGGTGATTCGCTGTGACCCCCGTGTGCTGAACTTCTATGCTACCCTGCGGCAGGACAGGGGCCTCAGCCTG GAGTCCCCAGATGATGATGAGGCAGCCTCAGACCAGGAGAACGTGGACCCGAACCTTTGA